CAATGGCGCCACGACCACTTTAAGTTGATATTCTTGTTGAAAATACAGCTGAACGGCCGTTATTAAGTCAGCCGGCGTGTAGGCATCCGCTAATGCCAAATCCGTCACTTTAATCAGTGGGACCGTCCATAAATTAGCCAACATCCCTTGACTGGGACGCTGGGTCATTAACCATTGATCCGCTTGCTTCACCACGACAGCCACATACGCTACTGGCTGTGGCCGTGGCTTTTTAGTCTTAACGGGATAATCCAATTCTTTGCCATCTAGATAAGCCTGATTAAACCGTTTGACCGGTGAATGGGCCGTATCTGGCTGACGAGCCGTCATATAACTAGCGCCTAAATCCATAATTGCTTGATTAAAATCGCCTGGACGGGTCGGTGAAATAATCTTTGCAATCACCCGTTCAAAAATCAAGCGGGTTTGGGGCTTAGCAATATCCGCATCAATTTCTAATAGGCGACTAAAAACCCGATAAGCATTGCCATCCACCGCTGGTACGGGTTCATTGAAGGCAATACTTGCAATAGCGCCTGCCGTATAGGGCCCAATACCAACCAGCTCAACTAATTCCGCAGCTGTTTGCGGCCATTGTCCCGCATAATCAGCCAATAATTGGCGCGCACAACGTTGCATATTGCGGACCCGTGAATAATAGCCTAAACCCTCCCAGGCCTTTAATAGCCGGTCTTCCGGCGCAGTTGCTAACGCAGTAATCGTCGGGAACCAAGTCATGAACCGCTCATAATATGGAATTACCGTTTGGACCTGCGTTTGCTGTAACATAATCTCTGAAACCCAGATATGATATGGGTCGTGATCATGACGCCAAGGCAAATCTCGACCGGCTTCATCAAACCAGGCTAACAACGTCGTTTGAAAATCACTAATTGTTGCCGCTGACCACTCAATCATGCAGACGACCTCCTAAAAACGCCACGTAACTCCGTTAAAGGGGTCCGTGGCGTCCATTTCTTATTTAATCTAAAGTTCCAGCCAAATCAACTAATGTTTTTTCATAATGATCCGTAACACTTGAGTCTTGAAAATCAGCGTTAAAGACAGCTAAAGTTAGATATTCTGGATACTTACTAATAACTGCCGCCAAACGCGTATTCATTTCTGGATATTTATGATCCTCATTGTTCAAGATATCGAGACTAGCCTGATAACAAACATTAGCTAGAAACAAATAATCAACAAAATAGTTAAAGCCTAATTGATTTTTTAGTTTAAAATGCGCATCAGCATCCACCGTTTCATGAATATTCGTTAAATACTTAGAAACAATTTCCTGATATTGACGCAACAACTCTTGTTTAGCTTGTGCATGCACTTCCGTCGCCATTTCATCCCCACCTAACTTACTCCTGTGAGAATTATAGCATATGGCGCAATCCTAAATTAATGTTTTCAACTAATTCAGCTAATTGCTGATATTGCCAGTGACGTTCAGCGGTTACTGCCGCTTGATCATTAGGTGCCGTTAAATTAACTAACTTAATCCCTTGATCTGCAGCCCGTAAGGCATTTTCATCGACATACGCCGAGGCAATTGCCCAACTGATACATTCCAAAGCCGCCGCGCCAATTGAACTGGTACTGTTGGCGATCATCGCCTCAACCTTGGCACTGGCTTGCCGCACTTGATAAACACTTGCCAAATTAACTTGCCATAATTCATTCGCATCAATAGCCAGTCGTAACTGGCGATCATGCTTCTGATTATCATCGACATATTGCATCGCCTTTTTGGCAATTACTAACGCCCATTTGGCGAGTTGCTGTTGTGAGAGTTCACCGGTTAATCCTTCGATTTGGGACCGTATTCCAGGGTCATCATCAATCGATATTTTAGGGTGACTCGGTCTAAAACCTTCCGTCATCACGCATTCCTACTTTCTACTAATCCTACGACTGTTCCAAATACTTTTAGCGCCACCCCAGCGAAAATAGCTAATTGCCAATAATCGATGTTGGCGCCTTGTGCGGTGGTTACAACATTTTACTTGCTCGTCAGTCATAATTGTGTTGCCAAACGTAAAAGCGATTCCCGCTGGTGCTATATTGGCCCGGCGTAACCACATTTGGTAACATAAACAAACTACTGATACTGATAAATTGTAACAGAAAATAGGCCAACAAGTGACAATCAACTATCAAATTATTGAAAATCTTTAACTCCAGTAGCTGAACCTGCGATTTAACACTATAGGACACTCTAGGATTCAAAAAAACGGTAGTCCAAGTCTAACAACTCGGACCACCGTTAAGGCGTTAGCTAATTATTGAATCTCAATGTGTTGCGTATCCGCTGCGGCTTTCTTAGGCAACGTTAACTTCAAGACCCCATTCTCATAATGGGCTTCAATCTTCGTCGCATCCACATCAGGCAACGTATATTCACGACCAAAGTGTCCAGTTTGCCGTTCACTAGTAATGACATTACCATCTTTATCGCTTTCGTCACTAATACTTTCACGTTTAGCTGTAATGGACAACTTACCATCACGATATTTTAGCGCCAAATCTTTTTTCTCAATCCCTGGAACATCAACTTGCATCTCATATTGGTCATCGGTTTCTTTAATATCGGTCTTCAAAATTGCATTGCTGGTTGTGCCATTCAAGAAAGAACGACCTAATCCATTCACCAAGTCATCGACCTTCGTTAAATCATTGAACCGATCAAATAAATCATTGTGCCAATTTGTCATATCATTAGCCATATGCAATCACCCTTTCAACTTGTTTACATCTTTAATCCTAATCGTTTGCGGCTTAATTGCAAGAATTTAGCACTCTAAGCAAGTGAGTGCTAAAATATTAATCCACGCGATAGGCCTGCATATCAACTGGAATCAGCCGTACCACTTTATGGGGAGAAATGGTTAAGTTCTTGGTGGTCGCTGATTGCGGCCACTCTGTCTTAGGTCGGTCCGCCAATTCCAAGCCCACCAACATCCGAATCCGATCCAAAATATCTGGCACTGCAAATGCGTTATCGCCCTGATTAAACGATGTTTGTAAGGTCGTCATTTCGACTTGCAAATGATGCTCCCGAAAAATAAATGTGACTGGAATCTCAACTATCTCAGTCGATTGCGGTGATGCCTGTGCCAGGGTTTGGTCCAGTGCCGTAATAAAAGTTGTAAATTCATCCATTGATGTCACCCCCTCTAGTTAGGTTAAATTATACTGCAACCGCTTACCAACGGCATCAAAAAAAGAGTTATGACCGTAGCCATAACCCTTTAACTGTCAAAATATTAGTTATTAGATAATTTTTTTGCATCTTCGTCGATCGTTTCAAAACCGGAAACGCCGCTCTTCTTCTTTGGATGCTTTGCACGTTCTTCTTCAGCCTTTTGAATCATAGCTTTTTTCTGTTCCTTGCTAAGCTTTTGTGCCATGATAATCGCCTCTTTTATATTGGTAAACGAAGCCTCGCCTCGTTACTTATTCATTATAGTGCTATTTTGTCCGAATAGCGCACTTTTAGATCAAAAATTTTCAAAACCGCTCGCTTGCATTCTGTAATAATAAGATTTACAGTTAAATTATTCAGGAGGGGATACCATGACAAAAGTACTTATCTTAGGGGCTGCCGGTCAAATCGCCCGGTTAGCTGAACAACAATTTTTAAACGACACGCAAGTAGAACTCACACTTTACTTACGAAATGCACAACGAGTTAACGACTTAAAATCAGCGCGGGTCACCATCATTGACGGCGATACAACTGACGTAACCAAGTTGACCCAAGCGATGCAAGGTCAAGATGTGGTCTATGCTAACTTAGCCGGCCAAAATATCAAGGCGCAAGCTGAGACCGTTGTGACGGCGATGCATACCACCGGACTCAAACGCCTCATTTGGATTTCAACATTAGGTATTTATGATGAAGTCCCTGGTAAATTTGGCGAATGGAATAACGCTACTTTAGGTAGCTACCTCACCCGTTACTTTGATGCCGCCCAAGTTCTAGAACAATCTGACTTGGATTACACTATTATTCGGCCAGCTTGGTTAACAAATAAAGCCGAAACTGATTATGAACTAACCCAACGCCATGATACTTTTAAAGGCACTGAAGTTTCACGTCAAAGTATTGCCGCGTTAGTCGTCCAATTGGTTCAAAATCCAACCACACAATTACGAACATCTTTAGGGGTTAATAAACCCAATACCGATGGCGATAAACCAGCTTGGTATTAATAGCCATGTGAGTCAAATGACAACATAGTTTCAGTCATTTGACCCACGTTTTTTTTAATGATTTTTTCATTTTAAACCCGCTTAAATCAAACTTCATAATTCACGGACCTTCCAATTTGACGCCACTTAAATGTGGTGTTAGATTGTAAACTTAATTTGAAAATAACCAGGTTTTCTGACCTAGTTTTCAAGGAGGCTTCACGTTGAATTTAAAATGGTATGTTAAACAATTTTCCGGTCTAACAACAATCCAATTACACGATATTTATCAGCTCCGCGCAAAAAGCTTTGTCCAAGAACAAGCCCGAAGTTATCAAGACCCAGATGATACTGATTTTGACGCTCGTCATATCTTTGCTTACGATAATGGTCACCTAGTCGCCTATGCACGGATTTATGACCGTGCTGGGGTCGTGACTTTTGGCCGTATCACAACTGATAGTACGTATCGCGGCACTGGTCTCGGTAAACAACTTATGAACCATGTCATGGCGATTTTAAAAGTCCATTATGCCGATGCCCAGATTGAAATTGACGCTCAAACCCAAGTCCAGAAATTTTACGAAAAATTCGGCCTAACGACCCAAGGAGACCCCTTTATCGATTTAGGCGCCGAAGTGATCAAAATGCAAGCACCTGTTCAAGCTTTGGTACTGGCTTGACGATTACCATAGCCCACCATTAACGTCCGACTGGCTGACAGTGATGGCCAATGGTGGCTATTTTTTTACGCTGTATCAGACGATCGCGTGAACTTTCTCAAACTTAAAGTTCAACTTCAAAATAAGACCATTACATCTACAGAACTTTGGTATCATATTTATACATTTAAGGTATTAAAGCCTGATTAATCAGCGTTTATACCTGGTATTCAATTCATTAAATCGGCTTGATTGAATTTGTGAGTTGTGTAACAATAGCAATTGTAAGCGTTTTACATATCAATTAACTAACAAAGTGAGGCACTAATTATTATGAAAATTAAAGCAGCAGTTGTTAATCAAGTTAATGATCCATTCGTCATTAAAGACGATATTGAATTGGCTGAAATGGGCCCAACTGATTTACAAGTTAAATTAGTTGCAAGTGGGATTTGTCACTCGGACGAAGCGATTCGTAAAGGGGATGCTTCCCTGGGTTATCCAGTTATTCTCGGTCATGAAGGTTCGGGAATTATTGAAAAAGTCGGCCCCCAAGTAAAAGATTTTAGCGTGGGTGATCATATTGTCATGTCTTTTTACGCCGATGGCACTTGCGATAACTGCTTAAAAGGGATGCCAACTAAATGCCGCCACTATGCCGATTATAATTTAAGCGGCACACGACCAGATGGGTCTGATCATTTCCAAGAAAACGGCGCTCATGTCAGTGATATGTTTGACCAATCCTCATTCACGACCCATACGGTCATCGATCAGCGCAATGCCGTTAAGGTGGACAAGGCCTTAGACTTACGGCGCTTAGGACCTTTAGGTTGTGGCTATGTCACTGGGAGTGGCACTGTTTTGAATAGTCTACAACCACGTCCCGGCCAGACGATTGCCGTCTTTGGGACCGGTGCGGTTGGGTTAGCTGCAATGATGGCCGGTAAAATTTCTGGTTGTACCGAAGTTATTGCGGTCGACATCGTAGATTCTCGCTTAGCCTTAGCGAAAGAACTAGGTGCAACTCACACCGTTAACAGTAAAACGGAAGATCCAGTAGCAGCCATCAAAAAGTTAACCAATGGCTACGGCGTTGATTTCACTGTGGATACGACTGGTGTAGAACCCGTAATGGTCGCTGCCATTCATGCTTTGGCTCAAGGTGGGACTGCCGCTTTAATTGCCGTTACCGCTAAGAATATTACCATCAGTTCATGGAATGACCTATGTGTTGATGATAAAAAGGTTATTGGGGTTAACATGGGGGACGCCATTCCTCAAGTCGATGTGCCACGCCTCATTGACTTCTATCAACATGGCATGTTCCCATTTGAAAAGACCGAAAAATTCTACAAGTTTGCAGATATTAATCAAGCCAATGCGGACTCCGTGAGTGGTAAAACCATCAAACCCGTCCTAATTATTGACGAAGACTATCAACCTGAAGCTTAATTTAGCTCAAGCCCAAAAAGGGTTCTCTGTCAACTGTTGTTGGTAATCTTTTTATTGGTGCTTAGCCGCGCAACGGCTAAGCACCTTTTTTTAATGCGAACATTAAATGTATACGCAATCTGAAATTATTGAAATTTCCAAAACCATAGGCGGTATGTTTTAAAACTTTAATTTTATTATTCGTCCCTTCCAAAGGACCGTTTGAATATTGATATCTGAGTGCGTTCTCAATTTAATCTTGGCTATCTCGTAGTTTTGAAAAATGTTTCTCAATCTCCTCTGGAAATTGATTACTAGCATCCAGAACCTGCCTTAACCGGGGTAAATCTCGATATTTGACGGCGCTTCTGAGTGTATGCAAGGCGTCATAGGCTCGTTTTAACTCTGGATCAAATTCCAGCATCTCTTCAACAATTTGATTTTGGGTATGGCGTCCGGCAATAAAGGAATAGTGCCTATAATTTTTGATATCCAGTTTCTCGTTAGGTTTTAAGAGTAGTTTCCAATATCTTTTTAGTGCTTTATATTTAATGTTTGATTTAGCAAATTGTTTCATGACGCGAATACGAGTTTGATTAAAGCCTACCACCGCCGATTTCACGACGTGAAATCGGTCAGTAACGATTATGGCCTCTGGAAATACTGACACTAGCTCAGGGTACGTATAATTCATATCCGTTACAATAACTTTGACACTCATTCTGGCTGTTTTCGTATAACGTTTAAAGTATTTTTCAAGACTAACAAGTGTTCTCGATTCTA
This genomic window from Lactobacillus sp. CBA3606 contains:
- a CDS encoding NAD(P)-dependent alcohol dehydrogenase; this translates as MKIKAAVVNQVNDPFVIKDDIELAEMGPTDLQVKLVASGICHSDEAIRKGDASLGYPVILGHEGSGIIEKVGPQVKDFSVGDHIVMSFYADGTCDNCLKGMPTKCRHYADYNLSGTRPDGSDHFQENGAHVSDMFDQSSFTTHTVIDQRNAVKVDKALDLRRLGPLGCGYVTGSGTVLNSLQPRPGQTIAVFGTGAVGLAAMMAGKISGCTEVIAVDIVDSRLALAKELGATHTVNSKTEDPVAAIKKLTNGYGVDFTVDTTGVEPVMVAAIHALAQGGTAALIAVTAKNITISSWNDLCVDDKKVIGVNMGDAIPQVDVPRLIDFYQHGMFPFEKTEKFYKFADINQANADSVSGKTIKPVLIIDEDYQPEA
- a CDS encoding Hsp20/alpha crystallin family protein; this encodes MANDMTNWHNDLFDRFNDLTKVDDLVNGLGRSFLNGTTSNAILKTDIKETDDQYEMQVDVPGIEKKDLALKYRDGKLSITAKRESISDESDKDGNVITSERQTGHFGREYTLPDVDATKIEAHYENGVLKLTLPKKAAADTQHIEIQ
- a CDS encoding GNAT family N-acetyltransferase, giving the protein MNLKWYVKQFSGLTTIQLHDIYQLRAKSFVQEQARSYQDPDDTDFDARHIFAYDNGHLVAYARIYDRAGVVTFGRITTDSTYRGTGLGKQLMNHVMAILKVHYADAQIEIDAQTQVQKFYEKFGLTTQGDPFIDLGAEVIKMQAPVQALVLA
- a CDS encoding SDR family oxidoreductase codes for the protein MTKVLILGAAGQIARLAEQQFLNDTQVELTLYLRNAQRVNDLKSARVTIIDGDTTDVTKLTQAMQGQDVVYANLAGQNIKAQAETVVTAMHTTGLKRLIWISTLGIYDEVPGKFGEWNNATLGSYLTRYFDAAQVLEQSDLDYTIIRPAWLTNKAETDYELTQRHDTFKGTEVSRQSIAALVVQLVQNPTTQLRTSLGVNKPNTDGDKPAWY
- the mutY gene encoding A/G-specific adenine glycosylase, yielding MIEWSAATISDFQTTLLAWFDEAGRDLPWRHDHDPYHIWVSEIMLQQTQVQTVIPYYERFMTWFPTITALATAPEDRLLKAWEGLGYYSRVRNMQRCARQLLADYAGQWPQTAAELVELVGIGPYTAGAIASIAFNEPVPAVDGNAYRVFSRLLEIDADIAKPQTRLIFERVIAKIISPTRPGDFNQAIMDLGASYMTARQPDTAHSPVKRFNQAYLDGKELDYPVKTKKPRPQPVAYVAVVVKQADQWLMTQRPSQGMLANLWTVPLIKVTDLALADAYTPADLITAVQLYFQQEYQLKVVVAPLPVRPVTHTFTHQKWTIQLLAGTTESTDLAYFAGKLVTADALTQLPTPKVQAKIWDRYAQREK
- a CDS encoding putative immunity protein, giving the protein MTEGFRPSHPKISIDDDPGIRSQIEGLTGELSQQQLAKWALVIAKKAMQYVDDNQKHDRQLRLAIDANELWQVNLASVYQVRQASAKVEAMIANSTSSIGAAALECISWAIASAYVDENALRAADQGIKLVNLTAPNDQAAVTAERHWQYQQLAELVENINLGLRHML